From the genome of Synchiropus splendidus isolate RoL2022-P1 chromosome 17, RoL_Sspl_1.0, whole genome shotgun sequence, one region includes:
- the foxred1 gene encoding FAD-dependent oxidoreductase domain-containing protein 1 isoform X1, with amino-acid sequence MSTWRRLSAKLRTFPRVATSRQPVSRLACSRSLSTGARLRRDFFKDLEEQLTTAKQRAVDALPGSDWSPLPTTGELPPERADIVIVGGGVVGWSIAYWLKRKERNKDGMKIVVVEKDPTYSQASTVLSAGGIRQQFSLPENICLSVASADFLRNINEHLGILNEDAVDLQFNQSGYLFLATEDVAHIMEENHRTQRSNGAQVSLLSPTQLKEKFPWINTEGVVLASYGLENEGWFDPWTLLNAFRRKAASMGVIQCRGEVTDFRYATKTVQTTDGDEVNLRRIKHVNVRMPNSREFQPVECAIVVNAAGAFSGKLMEMLGFGSDKNAPGEFLLPVQPRKRFVYVLHCPDGPGLDTPFLIDYSGAYFRREGLGGNYIAGASPEEEDEPDTSNLEVDHEFFVEKVWPRLAARVPAFEKLKVTSAWAGFYDYNTFDQNGIIGMHPLITNMYFATGFSGHGLQHSPAVGRAVAELILDAGFKTLDLSGFGFTRIVKQEPMLERNIV; translated from the exons ATGTCGACGTGGCGTAGACTGTCGGCAAAGCTGCGCACTTTTCCACGGGTTGCCACCTCCAGACAACCGGTCTCACGTCTAGCATGTTCCCGCAGCCTGAGCACCGGAGCCCGGCTGCGACGCGACTTCTTCAAAG atctggAGGAGCAACTGACCACCGCGAAGCAGCGTGCAGTGGATGCTCTTCCGGGGAGCGACTGGAGCCCCTTGCCGACCACCGGGGAGCTTCCGCCGGAGAGAGCCGATATCGTGATCGTGGGCGGCGGCGTGGTCGGCTGGTCCATCGCCTACTGGCTGAAGAGGAAGGAACGAAACAAGGATGGAATGAAGATCGTAGTTGTGGAGAAGGACCCCACG TATTCACAGGCTTCAACGGTTCTGTCTGCTGGTGGGATCCGTCAACAGTTCTCTCTGCCGGAGAACATCTGCTTGTCTGTGGCGTCGGCTGATTTTCTCAGGAACATCAAT GAGCACCTTGGCATTCTGAACGAAGATGCAGTGGACCTTCAATTCAACCAGTCGGGCTACTTGTTCCTGGCCACCGAGGACGTCGCTCACATCATGGAGGAGAACCACCGGACACAGAG GTCCAACGGAGCTCAAGTGTCTCTTCTTTCGCCGACACAGCTGAAGGAAAAGTTCCCCTGGATCAACACGGAGGGCGTTGTGCTCGCCTCCTACG GCCTGGAGAATGAGGGCTGGTTCGACCCGTGGACGCTGCTCAATGCCTTCAGGAGGAAAGCTGCCTCTATGGGAGTCATCCAGTGCCGCGGGGAAGTCACCG ATTTCAGATACGCCACCAAAACAGTCCAGACTACAGACGGAGACGAAGTGAACCTGAGGAGGATCAAACACGTCAAT GTCCGGATGCCCAACAGTCGAGAGTTCCAACCAGTGGAATGTGCCATCGTGGTGAACGCAGCTGGAGCGTTTTCCGGAAAGCTGATGGAGATGTTGGGATTTGGTAGTGACAAGAACGCGCCTGGTGAATTCCTCCTGCCAGTACAACCAAGGAAGAG GTTTGTGTATGTGCTCCACTGCCCAGACGGGCCGGGTCTGGACACTCCATTCCTCATCGACTACTCTGGAGCTTACTTCAGACGTGAAGGTCTCGGCGGAAACTATATTGCCGGAGCGTCACCAGAAGAA GAAGATGAACCAGACACCAGCAACTTGGAAGTGGACCATGAGTTCTTTGTGGAGAAGGTTTGGCCCAGGTTGGCGGCGAGAGTCCCGGCGTTTGAGAAACTCAAG GTGACCAGCGCGTGGGCGGGCTTCTACGACTACAACACCTTCGACCAGAACGGAATCATCGGCATGCACCCCCTCATCACCAACATGTACTTTGCCACTGGCTTCAGCGGGCACGGCCTGCAGCACTCGCCCGCCGTGGGCCGAGCCGTGGCGGAGTTGATCCTGGACGCTGGGTTCAAGACCCTGGACTTGAGCGGGTTTGGGTTCACGAGGATCGTGAAGCAGGAGCCCATGCTGGAGCGGAACATTGTGTAG
- the foxred1 gene encoding FAD-dependent oxidoreductase domain-containing protein 1 isoform X2 has protein sequence MSTWRRLSAKLRTFPRVATSRQPVSRLACSRSLSTGARLRRDFFKDLEEQLTTAKQRAVDALPGSDWSPLPTTGELPPERADIVIVGGGVVGWSIAYWLKRKERNKDGMKIVVVEKDPTEHLGILNEDAVDLQFNQSGYLFLATEDVAHIMEENHRTQRSNGAQVSLLSPTQLKEKFPWINTEGVVLASYGLENEGWFDPWTLLNAFRRKAASMGVIQCRGEVTDFRYATKTVQTTDGDEVNLRRIKHVNVRMPNSREFQPVECAIVVNAAGAFSGKLMEMLGFGSDKNAPGEFLLPVQPRKRFVYVLHCPDGPGLDTPFLIDYSGAYFRREGLGGNYIAGASPEEEDEPDTSNLEVDHEFFVEKVWPRLAARVPAFEKLKVTSAWAGFYDYNTFDQNGIIGMHPLITNMYFATGFSGHGLQHSPAVGRAVAELILDAGFKTLDLSGFGFTRIVKQEPMLERNIV, from the exons ATGTCGACGTGGCGTAGACTGTCGGCAAAGCTGCGCACTTTTCCACGGGTTGCCACCTCCAGACAACCGGTCTCACGTCTAGCATGTTCCCGCAGCCTGAGCACCGGAGCCCGGCTGCGACGCGACTTCTTCAAAG atctggAGGAGCAACTGACCACCGCGAAGCAGCGTGCAGTGGATGCTCTTCCGGGGAGCGACTGGAGCCCCTTGCCGACCACCGGGGAGCTTCCGCCGGAGAGAGCCGATATCGTGATCGTGGGCGGCGGCGTGGTCGGCTGGTCCATCGCCTACTGGCTGAAGAGGAAGGAACGAAACAAGGATGGAATGAAGATCGTAGTTGTGGAGAAGGACCCCACG GAGCACCTTGGCATTCTGAACGAAGATGCAGTGGACCTTCAATTCAACCAGTCGGGCTACTTGTTCCTGGCCACCGAGGACGTCGCTCACATCATGGAGGAGAACCACCGGACACAGAG GTCCAACGGAGCTCAAGTGTCTCTTCTTTCGCCGACACAGCTGAAGGAAAAGTTCCCCTGGATCAACACGGAGGGCGTTGTGCTCGCCTCCTACG GCCTGGAGAATGAGGGCTGGTTCGACCCGTGGACGCTGCTCAATGCCTTCAGGAGGAAAGCTGCCTCTATGGGAGTCATCCAGTGCCGCGGGGAAGTCACCG ATTTCAGATACGCCACCAAAACAGTCCAGACTACAGACGGAGACGAAGTGAACCTGAGGAGGATCAAACACGTCAAT GTCCGGATGCCCAACAGTCGAGAGTTCCAACCAGTGGAATGTGCCATCGTGGTGAACGCAGCTGGAGCGTTTTCCGGAAAGCTGATGGAGATGTTGGGATTTGGTAGTGACAAGAACGCGCCTGGTGAATTCCTCCTGCCAGTACAACCAAGGAAGAG GTTTGTGTATGTGCTCCACTGCCCAGACGGGCCGGGTCTGGACACTCCATTCCTCATCGACTACTCTGGAGCTTACTTCAGACGTGAAGGTCTCGGCGGAAACTATATTGCCGGAGCGTCACCAGAAGAA GAAGATGAACCAGACACCAGCAACTTGGAAGTGGACCATGAGTTCTTTGTGGAGAAGGTTTGGCCCAGGTTGGCGGCGAGAGTCCCGGCGTTTGAGAAACTCAAG GTGACCAGCGCGTGGGCGGGCTTCTACGACTACAACACCTTCGACCAGAACGGAATCATCGGCATGCACCCCCTCATCACCAACATGTACTTTGCCACTGGCTTCAGCGGGCACGGCCTGCAGCACTCGCCCGCCGTGGGCCGAGCCGTGGCGGAGTTGATCCTGGACGCTGGGTTCAAGACCCTGGACTTGAGCGGGTTTGGGTTCACGAGGATCGTGAAGCAGGAGCCCATGCTGGAGCGGAACATTGTGTAG
- the LOC128748714 gene encoding ATP-sensitive inward rectifier potassium channel 1-like, whose amino-acid sequence MVSLSSTSRMLQLFRGPIQPSGHQNRKTRLVTKDGRCNIEFGNIESGNHLAYLVDFWTTFVEIRWRFVLLLFVTSFTGSWFLFSLLWYWIARSNGDLTGQNRTVGHVQCIDNVNGLTTAFLYSLETQTTIGYGGRALTGHCAGTIALIIVQSLIGVFINCFMCGVILAKISLPKRRAKTVSFSHMAVICLKRGSLCLLIRVANLRKTLLIGSQIYGKLLRTTTVDGETIILDQVDIDFLVDAGKDNLFFVCPLTLYHIINKSSPFYELSADTLPLQDFELVVFLDGTAESTSSSCQVRTSYIPQEIQWGYSFLPIIARTKTGKYSVDFSNFSKSVRVTTPHCALCFETDVEHGNQVNNNKPQKQGIDNLGFQVIDIHDIHDMDITKM is encoded by the exons ATGGTGTCACTCAGCAG CACCTCCAGGATGCTGCAGCTGTTCCGGGGGCCCATCCAGCCGAGCGGCCACCAGAACCGAAAGACTCGCCTTGTTACCAAGGACGGACGCTGCAACATCGAGTTCGGCAACATCGAGTCAGGAAACCACTTGGCCTACCTGGTAGACTTCTGGACCACCTTCGTGGAGATCCGCTGGCGCTTCGTCCTGCTCTTGTTCGTGACTTCGTTCACAGGCAGCTGGTTCCTCTTCAGCCTGCTGTGGTACTGGATCGCCAGGAGCAACGGCGACCTGACGGGACAGAACCGGACCGTCGGGCACGTTCAGTGTATTGACAATGTGAACGGCCTCACAACGGCGTTCCTCTACTCTCTGGAGACTCAGACCACTATTGGATACGGAGGCCGGGCTTTGACGGGTCACTGCGCCGGCACCATCGCACTGATCATTGTCCAGTCTCTCATCGGCGTCTTCATCAACTGCTTCATGTGCGGCGTCATCCTTGCTAAGATCTCTTTGCCCAAAAGACGGGCTAAGACGGTGAGCTTCAGCCACATGGCGGTCATCTGCCTCAAGAGAGGAAGCCTGTGCCTCCTGATTCGAGTGGCCAACCTCCGGAAGACTCTGCTCATCGGGAGTCAGATCTATGGGAAGCTTCTCCGGACCACGACGGTGGACGGTGAGACCATCATCCTGGACCAGGTGGACATTGATTTCCTGGTGGATGCTGGCAAGGACAACTTATTCTTTGTCTGTCCATTGACCTTGTACCATATCATCAACAAGTCCAGCCCGTTCTACGAGCTGTCCGCCGACACACTCCCCCTGCAGGACTTTGAGCTGGTGGTCTTTCTGGACGGTACGGCTGAGTCCACCAGCTCCTCCTGTCAAGTCCGGACCTCATACATCCCTCAGGAGATCCAGTGGGGCTACAGTTTCCTTCCCATCATCGCCCGCACAAAAACAGGAAAGTATTCAGTGGATTTCTCCAACTTTTCCAAAAGTGTCCGGGTTACTACGCCCCACTGCGCCCTCTGCTTCGAGACGGACGTAGAGCACGGCAACcaggtcaacaacaacaagccgCAGAAGCAGGGGATAGACAACTTGGGGTTTCAGGTGATCGACATTCACGACATCCACGACATGGACATCACCAAGATGTGA